From the genome of Puniceicoccales bacterium, one region includes:
- a CDS encoding Xaa-Pro peptidase family protein: MSPGAKLQFADSQNSSNMLYWSKIGVPDPFIAFEIEGKRTAVVNPLELENMRQNSSFDEIINIDDILGLGKNCDPAKVIKTIGVRYDVSSWSVPYNFPVGLWKKLEAEGVNLSICTRECFIEERTIKSSAEIDYIKEACEITAEGLALAQSIIADSTIASDGTLTSSGHRLTSDYVRREIEIGCAKNGAVAQNTIVSCGRHSAQPHNVGKGPLLANEFIVVDIFPRVRATGYHGDMTRTFIKGTPSDSQVNLYNAVKKSQASSVEMVKAGVLGSDIHANNLTLFSELGFSTDTATAEGFFHGTGHGLGLDIHEFPGVGNTKTVLQNGMVITLEPGLYYKDIGGVRLEDVVVVRETGCEMLSNFNYNWVL, from the coding sequence ATGAGCCCAGGCGCGAAGTTACAATTTGCCGATTCTCAAAATAGTTCTAATATGTTGTATTGGAGCAAGATAGGTGTTCCTGACCCTTTCATTGCATTCGAAATCGAGGGTAAAAGAACCGCGGTGGTTAATCCACTGGAACTGGAAAATATGAGGCAAAATTCATCCTTCGATGAAATAATAAATATCGATGATATTTTAGGGTTAGGCAAAAATTGTGACCCGGCAAAAGTGATAAAAACCATCGGTGTCAGGTACGATGTGTCCAGTTGGTCTGTGCCCTATAATTTTCCGGTCGGCCTTTGGAAAAAACTCGAGGCCGAGGGTGTTAATCTGTCCATCTGTACCCGGGAGTGTTTCATCGAAGAACGTACTATAAAATCTTCCGCAGAAATCGATTACATAAAAGAAGCCTGTGAAATAACGGCCGAAGGGTTGGCATTGGCCCAATCGATCATCGCCGACTCAACCATAGCCAGCGATGGTACACTGACATCCAGCGGCCACAGGTTGACATCGGACTATGTAAGAAGAGAAATCGAAATAGGCTGTGCAAAAAACGGAGCTGTGGCTCAAAACACCATAGTCTCCTGTGGCAGGCATTCGGCCCAGCCACACAATGTGGGTAAGGGTCCTTTGCTGGCCAACGAATTCATAGTTGTTGACATATTTCCAAGGGTCAGGGCCACCGGTTACCATGGCGATATGACCAGGACATTTATCAAAGGAACACCGTCCGATTCCCAGGTCAACCTATACAATGCTGTTAAAAAATCTCAGGCCAGCAGCGTCGAAATGGTAAAGGCCGGTGTGCTAGGTAGCGATATACATGCCAACAACCTGACCCTATTCTCCGAGCTTGGATTCAGCACGGATACCGCCACAGCAGAGGGATTTTTCCATGGCACCGGCCACGGTCTTGGCCTGGACATTCACGAATTCCCTGGTGTCGGAAATACAAAGACCGTCCTGCAAAATGGCATGGTCATAACCCTAGAACCGGGACTGTATTATAAAGATATAGGTGGCGTCAGGCTGGAAGATGTGGTAGTGGTCAGAGAAACCGGCTGCGAAATGCTGTCAAATTTTAACTATAATTGGGTGTTATAA
- the lepB gene encoding signal peptidase I, with amino-acid sequence MGVIMSFFKKDPRQNLISSMKSLHVVAKKIYNYRRDLLANDQLEILRTIITNLSRIRKKSDKELDNIQIEYKSGLPSLVKNTSKKKQEDDTEHDITNPKPRSNPTSIKEAMLLKRKKSNDELDDIYLKYHEKLQLIGGDIFPQGFLAENAEVMMFAAILALGIRTFFFQPFKIPTNSMFPTYAGMTFELADKKLSKIERLKRFITLGAVRYSMKAKSSGTIYIPLMERSKNKARNEYNGLVNYDIVDTRKWFGLLPTKVRQYTFIVGDSPTSLTVPQDFSLDDVVLEVFFGKGATIDDITSSVGKSAITTINGHVYLSTGSTKRAGEDVLSFDILTGDMLIVNKFIYNFRLPKAGDPVIFKTEKIKDLGSKYYIKRLVGTPGDTLSIDGTTLLRNGMAISGSSAFKNNQLKLNGYPGYVPKGNLANAREVMIPQKNYFVLGDNSPNSLDSRFWGFVPNKEIVGRATFIMYPFTHRWGPAK; translated from the coding sequence TTGGGTGTTATAATGTCATTTTTCAAAAAAGATCCCAGACAAAACCTGATTTCTTCGATGAAATCCCTGCATGTGGTGGCTAAAAAGATATACAATTACCGTCGGGATTTGCTAGCAAATGACCAACTGGAGATACTGAGAACCATAATAACCAACCTGTCTCGCATCAGGAAAAAGAGCGACAAAGAGCTTGATAATATTCAGATAGAATATAAGTCTGGATTGCCATCACTTGTCAAAAATACATCCAAAAAAAAACAAGAAGATGACACAGAACATGATATCACCAATCCAAAACCCAGGTCGAACCCTACTTCTATCAAAGAAGCCATGCTATTAAAAAGAAAGAAAAGTAACGATGAACTCGATGATATCTATTTAAAATACCATGAAAAATTGCAGCTAATCGGTGGAGACATATTTCCCCAAGGCTTTCTGGCAGAAAATGCCGAGGTGATGATGTTCGCAGCTATCCTAGCTCTTGGAATCCGAACATTTTTTTTCCAACCATTTAAAATTCCAACGAATTCCATGTTCCCGACCTATGCCGGCATGACCTTCGAATTGGCAGATAAAAAGTTAAGCAAAATTGAGCGACTCAAGAGGTTTATTACCCTGGGGGCAGTTAGGTACTCGATGAAAGCCAAATCCTCCGGGACCATATATATTCCGTTGATGGAGAGGTCAAAAAACAAAGCTCGCAACGAATACAACGGGCTAGTCAATTACGATATAGTTGACACACGAAAATGGTTCGGCCTTCTGCCGACAAAAGTGCGCCAATACACTTTCATCGTAGGCGACAGTCCGACCTCTCTGACAGTTCCCCAGGATTTTTCCCTCGACGACGTTGTGCTAGAAGTGTTTTTTGGAAAAGGCGCTACGATTGATGATATCACATCCAGCGTTGGCAAAAGTGCCATCACCACGATCAATGGGCATGTGTATCTAAGCACAGGCAGTACAAAGCGAGCCGGCGAAGATGTGTTGTCCTTCGACATATTGACCGGTGATATGTTGATAGTCAACAAGTTCATATACAACTTTCGACTCCCAAAAGCCGGCGATCCGGTGATTTTTAAGACCGAAAAAATAAAAGATCTTGGCAGCAAATATTACATCAAGCGCCTGGTGGGCACGCCGGGTGATACGCTGAGCATCGATGGCACAACTCTTCTGCGAAACGGGATGGCGATATCAGGGTCTAGTGCCTTCAAAAACAATCAGTTAAAGCTAAACGGCTACCCGGGCTATGTCCCGAAAGGAAATCTGGCCAATGCCCGGGAAGTTATGATTCCACAGAAAAATTATTTTGTCCTGGGAGACAACTCTCCAAACAGCCTGGATAGCCGATTCTGGGGCTTTGTACCGAACAAAGAAATCGTCGGCCGGGCAACCTTCATAATGTATCCGTTCACACACCGCTGGGGACCGGCCAAATGA
- the truA gene encoding tRNA pseudouridine(38-40) synthase TruA — translation MTRWCCLCAYDGTGFDGWQSQPNQNTIQDSIERRLFDIFKKPVRVFGSGRTDAGVHANNQVFHFDADWNHCPKKLLQAMGSGIPRSIQIKSVQETNNDFHAQFSVTKKRYLYHLREGLANPFEYKFLWELKNRKPDIQKMNELGQELIGTHDFAAFSAKRGDGTAECTVRTIYSLSFRRTDNYLTFFTEANGYLYKMVRTLVGTMVEVGTGALAKDYVLECFRTRRRKEKIVTAPPTGLFLDKVFY, via the coding sequence ATGACCAGGTGGTGTTGCCTATGTGCTTATGATGGAACAGGTTTTGATGGATGGCAAAGCCAACCAAATCAGAACACCATCCAGGATAGCATAGAGCGTAGGCTTTTCGATATTTTCAAAAAACCTGTCAGGGTGTTTGGCAGCGGCAGGACCGATGCCGGCGTCCATGCAAATAACCAAGTCTTTCATTTCGATGCGGATTGGAATCATTGTCCAAAAAAGTTACTGCAGGCCATGGGCTCTGGAATCCCCAGGAGCATTCAAATAAAATCCGTCCAGGAAACCAATAATGATTTCCATGCCCAATTCTCCGTCACAAAAAAAAGATATCTATATCATCTACGGGAAGGATTAGCTAACCCGTTCGAGTATAAATTCTTATGGGAATTAAAAAACAGAAAACCTGATATCCAAAAAATGAATGAGCTAGGGCAGGAATTGATTGGCACCCATGATTTTGCGGCTTTCAGTGCCAAAAGAGGAGACGGCACAGCCGAATGTACCGTGAGAACAATATATTCGCTATCATTCAGGCGCACAGATAATTACCTAACATTTTTTACCGAAGCCAATGGATATTTATACAAAATGGTCAGGACTCTGGTCGGAACAATGGTGGAAGTCGGGACTGGTGCACTGGCCAAAGATTATGTGCTGGAATGCTTTAGAACCAGACGACGGAAGGAAAAAATAGTAACTGCACCGCCCACCGGGTTATTTTTAGACAAAGTCTTTTATTAA
- a CDS encoding cation:proton antiporter: MEEGSLIKDLAIVVASAGTLGMLFHFLRLPLLLGYIVSGFIIGPHFLPTPFVTDEYTIRQLSELGVIFLMFYVGIEFDLEKLKRAVGAALLAVLSQTICMVLIGILIAPLFGWSGLNGIFLGALLAITSTMVTIPMLKEQNAMSKNFAQLTLGILILEDIVAILLLVILSGIGITGYLEWEAVGRVTFLVGVFVVMVFVVGKIFASKLIKVMRRVTAPELFVLVIIGFALGLGELANKFHFSVELGAFLAGSILSQSSISKKIEHIIEPFRDIFSSIFFATIGMMIDPGAIVSHLPQILVISFIVLFAKSIACWFGLFASGEKPDVAFQSATYISQIGEFSFIIAAMGQKTRMTDPALVSMAVGVSLLTIIGSTIMIKHHKTLYASIAKRTPEFLKHIGVFYHNLLHVISLEIEKNALIKILRRPILQIIWYFFLLTGLMFLAYYASYLIGNYKLGFLEQYKQQVVVAIWIAAAFVTMPVFIGAVKNINLIIASITDEALASLETNLAKGSRTVNFIQSIVLAISLLLFSGIFLSVASNYLPTGTSLIVFVLLSGALCIFFWRKLMSANNRFEVMFMDTFNTEVQNKDDELRESTLQKIKEKYPWDVQIRNYKIKKNSQLVGVRIIDSKLREQTGATIVAVTRGGYTCYSPNPYSTMFPDDNVLLLGEKHQINDAIELLEKTQDDMEEHVVKQKFAIETVCIGITSNMIGQSIGDTGIRGKFGVNIVGIQRRSEKIVTPSRNMVLEENDILVLAGTDSAITKVLEYFQIST, translated from the coding sequence ATGGAAGAAGGTTCATTGATAAAGGATTTGGCAATTGTCGTTGCTTCGGCCGGGACCCTGGGCATGTTATTTCATTTCCTACGGCTACCGTTACTACTTGGATACATAGTAAGTGGATTTATCATCGGGCCTCATTTTTTGCCCACACCGTTTGTTACGGATGAATATACTATACGCCAACTTAGCGAACTTGGAGTAATATTTTTGATGTTCTACGTTGGTATTGAATTCGATCTGGAAAAGCTAAAACGAGCCGTTGGTGCAGCACTTTTGGCCGTGTTATCGCAGACTATCTGCATGGTACTCATCGGGATACTGATAGCTCCGCTGTTCGGTTGGTCAGGACTAAATGGCATATTTCTCGGCGCTCTGCTGGCTATCACCTCAACCATGGTGACGATCCCTATGCTCAAGGAGCAGAACGCGATGAGTAAAAATTTTGCTCAGCTCACCCTGGGAATTCTCATATTGGAAGATATCGTTGCGATACTTTTACTGGTAATATTGTCTGGTATAGGCATAACCGGCTACCTCGAATGGGAGGCTGTGGGCCGGGTAACTTTTTTGGTCGGGGTTTTCGTGGTGATGGTTTTCGTGGTCGGTAAGATTTTCGCTTCGAAGCTCATAAAAGTTATGCGCCGGGTTACGGCACCGGAACTTTTTGTATTGGTAATAATAGGTTTTGCCCTGGGCCTTGGTGAACTGGCGAACAAATTCCACTTTTCCGTGGAACTGGGCGCCTTTTTAGCCGGATCGATACTGTCCCAATCGTCCATTTCAAAGAAAATCGAGCACATAATCGAACCATTTCGCGATATTTTTAGCTCGATATTTTTTGCCACCATAGGGATGATGATCGATCCGGGAGCCATAGTCTCGCATTTGCCGCAGATCCTGGTAATTTCGTTTATAGTTTTGTTCGCCAAGTCGATCGCCTGTTGGTTTGGACTGTTTGCGTCTGGTGAAAAGCCGGATGTAGCCTTCCAATCCGCCACCTACATATCTCAGATCGGAGAGTTTAGCTTCATCATTGCAGCGATGGGCCAAAAAACCAGAATGACGGATCCGGCGCTGGTATCCATGGCCGTTGGCGTATCGTTACTTACGATTATCGGTTCAACTATTATGATAAAACACCACAAAACACTCTATGCGTCTATTGCTAAAAGAACCCCAGAATTTTTGAAACATATCGGTGTTTTTTACCATAACCTATTGCATGTCATAAGCTTAGAGATCGAAAAAAATGCGCTCATAAAAATCCTACGCCGACCGATTTTACAAATAATATGGTACTTTTTTCTTCTCACAGGCTTGATGTTTTTGGCCTACTACGCATCCTATCTCATTGGAAATTATAAGCTTGGATTCTTAGAGCAGTATAAACAACAGGTTGTAGTCGCCATATGGATAGCAGCCGCCTTCGTGACCATGCCGGTTTTCATTGGTGCTGTCAAGAACATTAATTTGATCATAGCGTCCATCACCGACGAGGCCCTGGCGTCGTTGGAAACCAATCTAGCCAAGGGCAGCCGGACTGTTAACTTCATCCAATCGATCGTGTTAGCGATCTCACTACTCCTGTTCAGTGGCATATTTTTGTCCGTTGCTTCCAATTACCTTCCCACCGGGACTTCGCTAATCGTTTTTGTACTATTGTCCGGCGCGCTATGTATCTTCTTCTGGCGCAAACTGATGTCAGCCAATAATAGATTCGAAGTCATGTTCATGGACACATTTAATACCGAGGTACAGAACAAGGATGACGAGTTGCGGGAGAGTACTTTACAGAAAATTAAGGAAAAATATCCCTGGGACGTGCAGATCAGGAACTATAAGATCAAGAAAAACAGTCAGCTTGTCGGCGTTAGGATCATCGATTCCAAACTTAGAGAACAAACCGGCGCGACCATTGTGGCCGTAACACGCGGCGGCTATACATGTTACTCGCCAAACCCATACAGCACGATGTTTCCTGACGACAATGTGCTGCTGCTGGGCGAAAAACACCAAATCAACGACGCCATTGAGCTGTTAGAAAAGACACAAGATGATATGGAAGAACATGTTGTAAAACAGAAATTTGCCATAGAAACGGTTTGCATCGGTATCACTAGTAACATGATCGGCCAAAGCATCGGTGACACAGGTATTCGTGGAAAATTTGGCGTGAATATCGTTGGCATTCAACGTCGTAGCGAAAAAATAGTGACACCTTCGCGGAATATGGTTCTTGAAGAGAACGACATCCTGGTTCTGGCCGGCACCGATAGCGCAATCACAAAGGTCCTGGAGTATTTTCAAATAAGCACGTAA
- a CDS encoding sulfatase-like hydrolase/transferase, protein MPRAKYNWSDFSNHVLVETARSLKLLIVLASIFTYLRLGLFFSHIYLWNNRTFSGLWILFRHGFLFDLKVVSVATLPVFIIPPLVFLWYGSDCGKFWPARRRAYGYLLIVIAVSLSLVDFAYFKEYKDQFNWWVLNFLFDDKVAILKTIWIDYPIIRMLLAAILISKIFCHFYNKWDRMECVWVKKLSRANAWCNWVAIGVFLLGFLFALRGTFGRRPLQMLDVAITGDPFLNKLVINPAYALYYLLFRNYDRRSFEERIKDNLSEVRLRESIRFLFGDEVDTDDIDAILERQASGFQLNPKPKHLFVLVAESMDSWPFLDKYRYLDLVNDLRDVAEKGLFVWSFLPAADMTINAISSQICNFPYARLYFNHMPECQKEFPYSVGSIFSRLGYETSFFYGGYMSWQNINNFVPINGFKNVYGGDVMGELTGKEWGVDDDGLFDFVLEKIPSDVPTFSLILNTSNHPPYEIDVDSKGVPVKAISAVTSDSSKIKQLRHIWYANNCIANFVKKADEKFENCLFLITGDHFSRRHLYNEHSFYESSCVPLIIYGKNYLDQLAVDFVPVGSHVDIPPTMVELCADSGFTYHSFGKNILDRNSIKEGYGYAAVVFSDGICDLATRTLHGIPYRPLGSHSDEEIRDAIKRQNAWMELSQWRVLFGSRLADPSTKN, encoded by the coding sequence ATGCCACGTGCAAAGTATAACTGGAGTGATTTTTCCAACCATGTATTGGTGGAAACAGCTAGATCTCTGAAGCTGTTGATAGTTTTGGCTTCAATTTTTACCTACCTTCGGCTAGGGTTATTTTTTTCACACATATATTTATGGAATAACAGAACATTTTCAGGTTTATGGATATTGTTTAGGCATGGTTTTCTGTTTGACCTGAAAGTTGTCAGTGTCGCGACTTTGCCGGTTTTTATCATCCCACCGTTGGTATTTCTTTGGTACGGAAGTGATTGTGGAAAATTTTGGCCGGCTCGCCGCCGAGCCTATGGCTATCTATTGATAGTGATTGCTGTGTCGCTGAGCCTGGTGGATTTTGCCTATTTTAAGGAATACAAAGACCAATTCAATTGGTGGGTATTAAATTTTTTGTTTGATGATAAGGTCGCCATTCTCAAGACCATATGGATCGATTATCCAATCATTAGAATGCTATTGGCTGCGATACTTATCTCGAAAATTTTTTGCCATTTTTATAATAAATGGGACAGGATGGAATGCGTTTGGGTCAAAAAACTTTCAAGGGCAAATGCTTGGTGCAATTGGGTTGCCATTGGAGTGTTTCTTCTAGGATTTTTATTTGCGCTGAGAGGGACCTTTGGGCGTCGGCCACTGCAGATGCTGGATGTGGCGATAACCGGCGATCCTTTTTTGAATAAACTTGTGATCAATCCGGCCTATGCTCTCTATTATTTGCTATTCCGAAATTATGATCGGAGGTCTTTTGAGGAGCGAATAAAGGATAATTTGTCCGAGGTTCGTCTGAGGGAATCGATCAGGTTTTTGTTTGGCGATGAGGTTGACACCGATGACATAGATGCTATACTTGAGCGGCAAGCTTCTGGCTTTCAATTAAATCCAAAACCAAAGCATCTGTTTGTTCTGGTGGCCGAGAGCATGGATAGCTGGCCATTTTTGGACAAATACAGGTATCTGGATTTGGTAAATGATCTCCGGGATGTGGCCGAAAAAGGGCTTTTTGTCTGGTCGTTTTTGCCAGCGGCGGACATGACTATCAATGCCATATCGTCCCAGATATGCAATTTTCCCTATGCCCGGTTGTACTTCAACCATATGCCTGAGTGCCAGAAGGAGTTTCCCTATTCGGTTGGCTCGATTTTTTCCAGATTGGGCTACGAGACCAGTTTTTTTTACGGTGGATACATGAGTTGGCAAAATATCAATAACTTTGTGCCCATCAATGGGTTCAAGAATGTATATGGCGGCGATGTCATGGGTGAGTTGACCGGTAAAGAGTGGGGTGTGGACGATGACGGATTATTTGATTTTGTCCTGGAAAAGATTCCCAGTGATGTTCCCACGTTCAGCCTGATTTTGAACACCTCTAACCATCCACCCTATGAAATTGATGTTGATAGCAAAGGAGTTCCGGTGAAAGCAATTAGTGCCGTGACGTCGGATAGTAGTAAGATAAAACAGCTGCGGCACATATGGTATGCGAACAACTGTATTGCTAATTTTGTGAAAAAGGCCGATGAAAAATTTGAGAACTGTTTATTCTTGATAACCGGTGATCACTTCTCGCGCAGGCACTTATATAATGAACATTCGTTTTATGAATCCAGCTGCGTGCCTCTAATTATATATGGGAAAAATTATTTAGATCAGTTAGCTGTTGATTTTGTGCCGGTTGGATCTCATGTGGACATCCCGCCGACGATGGTCGAACTATGTGCTGACAGTGGATTTACCTACCATAGCTTTGGCAAAAATATCCTGGATAGGAATTCGATAAAAGAAGGTTATGGTTATGCTGCCGTGGTATTTAGCGATGGTATATGCGATTTAGCTACCAGGACACTACATGGGATTCCTTACCGGCCGCTGGGTAGCCATAGCGATGAAGAGATTAGAGATGCTATAAAGAGGCAAAATGCCTGGATGGAGCTTTCCCAGTGGCGGGTTTTGTTCGGTAGTAGACTAGCTGATCCATCTACGAAAAATTAG
- a CDS encoding dihydrofolate reductase, which produces MTTDKTVSISIWLKAIAAIDSNRVIGANGGIPWKIKEEFGVFKKITTGHSLVMGRKTYESIGKPLPNRINLIMSRSMQPQDGITIVRGPEELRPPADGKLLWVCGGAEIYRMLLPRCSQLILSHVHGDFHGDTFFPEFSHLFKYNSDIHLGDKFVTKLYDNVHCSWPTEKFLLD; this is translated from the coding sequence ATGACGACAGACAAAACTGTATCCATCTCCATCTGGCTTAAAGCGATAGCCGCCATCGACTCCAACAGGGTAATCGGAGCCAACGGTGGCATACCCTGGAAAATCAAAGAGGAATTTGGTGTTTTTAAGAAGATCACCACGGGCCATAGTCTGGTGATGGGTCGAAAAACCTATGAATCCATAGGTAAGCCGTTGCCAAACCGAATCAACCTGATCATGAGCCGCTCCATGCAACCCCAGGATGGCATAACCATTGTACGGGGACCCGAAGAACTCAGGCCACCCGCCGATGGTAAGTTACTCTGGGTCTGCGGCGGCGCCGAAATATACCGGATGCTTCTCCCGCGATGCTCCCAGCTGATCCTCTCCCATGTCCATGGAGATTTCCACGGGGACACATTTTTTCCAGAATTTTCGCATTTATTTAAGTACAATAGCGACATACATCTGGGTGACAAATTTGTGACAAAACTCTACGATAATGTGCATTGCTCCTGGCCAACGGAAAAATTTCTGCTTGACTAA